A portion of the Calliphora vicina chromosome 5, idCalVici1.1, whole genome shotgun sequence genome contains these proteins:
- the LOC135959846 gene encoding larval cuticle protein 1-like codes for MFKFVVICALLATAATAQRHGHGHGFGHGNAGHGVSKSSDDVHAEILSADSDVRADGFDYHLETTNAISAKASGDAYGNVHGDFQWISPEGEHIAVSYVADENGYQPNSAVLPTPPPIPAAILKSLQYIASHPPKQEVQHGRRF; via the exons atgttcaaattt GTTGTTATCTGCGCCTTGTTGGCTACCGCCGCCACCGCTCAACGTCACGGTCATGGTCACGGTTTTGGACATGGCAATGCTGGACATGGTGTCAGCAAATCCAGCGATGATGTTCATGCTGAAATCCTCTCAGCCGATTCTGATGTACGTGCCGATGGTTTCGATTACCATTTGGAAACCACCAATGCCATCAGTGCCAAGGCTAGCGGTGATGCTTACGGCAATGTCCATGGTGATTTCCAATGGATTTCCCCTGAAGGTGAACATATCGCAGTAAGCTATGTTGCCGATGAAAATGGCTACCAACCCAACAGCGCTGTCTTGCCCACCCCACCACCAATTCCAGCTGCCATCTTGAAATCTTTGCAATACATTGCCAGCCATCCACCCAAACAAGAAGTCCAACACGGTCGTAGATTCTAA
- the LOC135960977 gene encoding larval cuticle protein 2-like, whose amino-acid sequence MFKFVVVLAFVAVASSQHHSYGGHSAGVSHGSADDVHAEIKSLDSDVRADGFHYGFETTNHIRAAASGDEHGNIHGDFEWVSPEGEHVAVKYVADEYGYQPSSDVLPTPPPVPTAILKSLEYIRNHPHHEQHYGGH is encoded by the exons ATGTTCAAATTC gTCGTTGTCTTGGCTTTTGTAGCTGTTGCTTCATCTCAACACCATTCCTATGGTGGTCATTCGGCTGGCGTCTCTCATGGCTCCGCTGATGATGTTCATGCTGAAATCAAATCCTTAGATTCAGATGTACGTGCTGATGGTTTCCATTATGGTTTCGAGACCACCAACCATATTAGAGCTGCCGCTTCCGGTGATGAGCATGGCAATATCCATGGTGATTTCGAATGGGTTTCACCTGAAGGTGAACATGTTGCTGTGAAGTATGTTGCTGATGAATACGGTTATCAGCCCAGCAGTGATGTTTTGCCCACCCCACCACCAGTACCTACTGCCATCTTGAAGTCTCTGGAATACATTCGTAACCATCCCCATCATGAGCAACATTATGGTGGCCATTAA
- the LOC135960918 gene encoding larval cuticle protein 2-like translates to MFKFVLICALLATAATAQRHGHGHAQARGFANTRGASKSVVASSDDVHAEIISAASDVRPDGFDYHLETTNAISAKSSGDAYGNVQGEFQWISPEGEHIALSYVADENGYQPNSAVLPTPPPIPAAILRSLEYIASHPPKQEVQHGRRF, encoded by the exons atgttcaaattt GTCCTTATCTGCGCCTTGTTGGCTACTGCCGCCACCGCTCAACGTCACGGTCATGGTCATGCCCAGGCTCGTGGTTTCGCCAACACTCGTGGTGCTAGCAAATCAGTTGTAGCCTCCAGTGATGATGTTCATGCTGAAATCATCTCGGCCGCTTCTGATGTACGTCCCGATGGTTTCGATTACCATTTGGAAACCACCAATGCCATCAGTGCCAAGTCTAGCGGTGATGCTTATGGCAATGTACAGGGTGAATTCCAATGGATTTCCCCTGAGGGTGAACATATCGCTTTGAGCTATGTTGCCGATGAAAATGGCTACCAACCCAACAGCGCTGTCTTGCCCACCCCACCACCAATTCCAGCTGCCATCTTGAGATCTTTGGAATACATTGCCAGCCATCCACCCAAGCAAGAAGTCCAACATGGTCGTagattctaa
- the LOC135961081 gene encoding larval cuticle protein 2-like, giving the protein MFKFVLICALLATAATAQRHGHGHAQARGFANTRGVSKSVSASSDDVHAEIISAASDVRPDGFDYHLETTNAISAKSSGDAYGNVQGEFQWISPEGEHIALSYVADENGYQPNSAVLPTPPPIPAAILRSLEYIASHPPKQEVQHGRRF; this is encoded by the exons atgttcaaattt gtCCTTATCTGCGCCTTGTTGGCTACCGCCGCCACCGCTCAACGTCACGGTCATGGTCATGCCCAGGCTCGTGGTTTCGCCAACACCCGTGGTGTTAGCAAATCAGTTTCAGCCTCCAGTGATGATGTTCATGCTGAAATCATCTCAGCCGCTTCTGATGTACGTCCCGATGGTTTCGATTACCATTTGGAAACCACCAATGCCATCAGTGCCAAGTCTAGCGGTGATGCTTATGGCAATGTACAGGGTGAATTCCAATGGATTTCTCCTGAGGGTGAACATATCGCTTTGAGCTATGTTGCCGATGAAAATGGCTACCAACCCAACAGCGCTGTCTTGCCCACCCCACCACCAATTCCAGCTGCCATCTTGAGATCTTTGGAATACATTGCCAGCCATCCACCCAAGCAAGAAGTCCAACATGGTCGTagattctaa